Proteins encoded within one genomic window of Guyparkeria hydrothermalis:
- the pstB gene encoding phosphate ABC transporter ATP-binding protein PstB produces the protein MTTKLAASPGAPVNFNQQTTHDLALTVRDLKLWYGEKQALHGIDLDVYQNNITALIGPSGCGKSTFLRCMNRMNDLIPTVRTEGEVMMEGRNVLSRQVDEVALRKKVGMVFQKPNPFPKSIYENVAYAPRMHDLVSKGAEQDELVEQSLRSAGLWDEVKDQLDKPGTSLSGGQQQRLCIARAIAVQPSVILMDEPTSALDPISTATVEELMYDLKREYTIVVVTHNMQQAARIADYTAFFHLGNVIEYNDTATMFSTPEHKKTEDYITGRYG, from the coding sequence ATGACAACCAAACTCGCGGCTTCACCGGGCGCCCCGGTCAACTTCAACCAGCAGACGACCCACGATCTGGCGCTGACCGTTCGGGATCTCAAGCTCTGGTACGGCGAGAAGCAGGCGCTGCACGGCATCGACCTGGACGTCTACCAGAACAACATCACGGCCCTGATCGGCCCGTCCGGCTGTGGCAAGTCGACCTTCCTGCGCTGCATGAACCGCATGAATGACCTGATCCCCACGGTGCGCACCGAGGGTGAGGTCATGATGGAAGGAAGGAACGTGCTTTCCCGCCAGGTCGACGAGGTCGCCCTGCGCAAGAAGGTCGGCATGGTGTTCCAGAAGCCGAACCCGTTCCCGAAGAGCATCTACGAGAACGTCGCCTACGCGCCGCGCATGCACGACCTGGTGAGCAAGGGCGCGGAGCAGGACGAACTGGTGGAGCAGTCGCTGCGTTCGGCCGGCCTGTGGGACGAGGTCAAGGATCAGCTCGACAAGCCGGGGACATCGCTTTCCGGCGGTCAGCAGCAGCGCCTGTGCATCGCCCGGGCGATCGCCGTGCAGCCGAGCGTGATCCTGATGGATGAGCCGACCTCCGCGCTCGACCCGATCTCCACGGCGACCGTCGAGGAGCTGATGTACGACCTCAAGCGCGAGTACACCATCGTCGTGGTCACCCACAACATGCAGCAGGCCGCGCGGATTGCCGATTACACTGCCTTCTTCCACCTGGGCAACGTGATCGAGTACAACGACACCGCGACCATGTTCTCCACGCCGGAGCACAAGAAGACCGAGGACTACATCACCGGTCGCTACGGCTGA
- a CDS encoding class 1 fructose-bisphosphatase: protein MSDAKRLSQYLAEHQRQGRVDADFVGLINDVASGCKLIADQVGRGNLIGLLGSAETENVQGETQKKLDIISNDEFTDILTEGGHTAGLASEEMDEVYDLPAGKHRGPYLCTYDPLDGSSNIDVNVTVGTIFSVLKAPTGKENPTEEDFMQPGTEQVAAGYVTYGPSTILVLTIGDGVDGFTLDRSVGEFKLTHPNMTIPEDTAEFAINMSNMRFWDAPVKRYVDECLAGKEGERDKDFNMRWVASMVAEVHRILVRGGVFMYPIDSKHRERGGKLRLMYEANPMSMIVEQAGGLSITGPDRIMTIDPEKLHQRVPVILGSKNEVQRIWDYHKEG from the coding sequence ATGTCTGATGCCAAGCGACTTTCGCAGTACCTGGCCGAGCACCAGCGCCAGGGCCGCGTCGACGCCGACTTCGTCGGCCTGATCAACGACGTTGCCTCCGGCTGCAAGCTGATTGCCGACCAGGTCGGCCGCGGCAACCTCATCGGCCTGCTGGGCTCTGCAGAGACCGAGAACGTTCAGGGCGAGACCCAGAAGAAGCTCGATATCATCTCGAACGACGAGTTCACCGACATCCTCACCGAGGGCGGCCACACTGCCGGCCTCGCCTCCGAGGAAATGGACGAGGTCTACGACCTGCCGGCCGGCAAGCACCGCGGCCCGTACCTGTGCACCTACGATCCGCTGGACGGCTCGTCGAACATCGACGTCAACGTAACCGTCGGCACCATCTTCTCGGTCCTCAAGGCCCCCACCGGCAAGGAGAACCCGACCGAGGAAGACTTCATGCAGCCGGGCACCGAGCAGGTCGCCGCCGGTTACGTGACCTACGGCCCGTCCACCATCCTGGTCCTGACCATCGGTGACGGCGTCGACGGCTTCACGCTGGATCGCTCGGTCGGCGAGTTCAAGCTGACCCATCCGAACATGACCATCCCGGAAGACACCGCCGAGTTCGCCATCAACATGTCGAACATGCGTTTCTGGGATGCCCCGGTCAAGCGCTACGTCGACGAGTGCCTCGCCGGCAAGGAAGGCGAGCGCGACAAGGACTTCAACATGCGCTGGGTTGCCTCGATGGTCGCCGAAGTGCACCGCATCCTGGTTCGTGGCGGCGTGTTCATGTACCCGATCGACAGCAAGCACCGCGAGCGCGGCGGCAAGCTGCGCCTGATGTACGAGGCGAACCCGATGTCCATGATCGTCGAGCAGGCCGGCGGCCTGTCGATCACCGGCCCGGACCGGATCATGACCATCGACCCGGAAAAGCTGCACCAGCGCGTACCGGTCATCCTGGGCTCCAAGAACGAAGTCCAGCGCATCTGGGACTACCACAAGGAAGGCTAA
- a CDS encoding flagellar brake protein, whose product MDSESLVLDDQDIKIIRAPRAIQRALASLFESRAHAWLIPDDDPDFQGQVQVVGNDVDTGRLVFDCPDPVVLRHVRAAGEVRVQAVIDGLLSWFYTSDVKADRDGDDCYLGIGYPEKMKRLQRRSAFRIDLPPDVPGTLAFCLPERREVASGEVVNISATGCAVSFTQKNDPRFALGDEVNAARLKVGEQIDARLEFVVRNRRPGVGSSVVYGLEFNALPPLESQAIDRAVMRLQRLRLTRG is encoded by the coding sequence ATGGATTCGGAGTCATTGGTCTTGGACGATCAGGACATCAAAATTATCCGCGCGCCGCGTGCCATCCAGCGCGCGCTCGCCAGCCTGTTCGAGTCGCGCGCCCATGCGTGGCTGATCCCCGATGACGACCCGGATTTCCAGGGGCAGGTCCAGGTGGTCGGCAACGACGTCGATACGGGGCGCCTGGTCTTCGACTGCCCGGACCCGGTGGTGTTGCGTCACGTGCGTGCCGCAGGCGAGGTGCGGGTCCAGGCAGTCATCGACGGTCTGTTGAGCTGGTTCTACACTAGCGACGTCAAGGCCGATCGCGATGGCGACGACTGCTATCTCGGCATCGGCTACCCGGAGAAGATGAAGCGCCTGCAGCGCCGCTCCGCCTTCCGCATCGACCTGCCGCCTGACGTGCCCGGCACGCTTGCCTTCTGTCTTCCCGAGCGCCGCGAGGTGGCCTCCGGCGAGGTGGTCAATATCTCGGCGACCGGCTGCGCGGTGAGCTTCACTCAGAAGAACGACCCGCGTTTTGCCCTCGGTGACGAGGTCAATGCCGCGCGCCTGAAGGTGGGCGAGCAGATCGATGCCCGTCTGGAATTCGTCGTCCGTAACCGGCGCCCGGGCGTGGGCAGCAGCGTTGTCTATGGTCTCGAGTTCAACGCCCTGCCGCCGCTCGAGAGTCAGGCGATCGATCGGGCCGTGATGCGCCTGCAGCGGCTGCGGCTCACTCGCGGCTGA
- a CDS encoding isoamylase early set domain-containing protein — protein MSITKKALKVRPECRVTFTYRPGDEARHRVELRGDFNDWGKDALPLKRQRDGSYRVTLNLPVSGEYAFRYLVDDEHWDNDEAADGYVPNPFGTGDNGLLRT, from the coding sequence ATGTCGATCACGAAAAAGGCGCTCAAGGTGCGGCCCGAATGCCGCGTCACCTTCACCTATCGACCGGGCGACGAGGCGAGGCACCGCGTCGAGCTCCGAGGTGATTTCAACGACTGGGGCAAGGATGCCCTGCCCCTCAAGCGCCAGCGCGACGGCAGTTATCGGGTGACGCTGAACCTGCCGGTCTCCGGCGAATACGCGTTCCGCTACCTGGTGGACGACGAGCACTGGGATAACGACGAGGCCGCCGACGGCTACGTGCCCAACCCCTTCGGGACCGGGGACAACGGCCTGCTGCGGACCTGA
- a CDS encoding MoaD/ThiS family protein: MSITVRLFASLRERIGFDETRLDQTPATVAEAWQQVTDIERPGNTLAAVNHEHVDLDHPLSDGDEVAFFPPVTGG, translated from the coding sequence ATGAGCATTACCGTCCGCCTGTTTGCCAGCCTGCGCGAACGCATCGGCTTCGACGAGACCCGACTCGACCAGACGCCGGCGACCGTGGCCGAGGCCTGGCAACAGGTCACAGACATCGAGCGTCCCGGCAATACGCTGGCCGCCGTCAACCACGAGCACGTCGATCTCGACCACCCCCTCTCGGATGGTGACGAGGTCGCCTTCTTCCCCCCGGTTACCGGAGGCTAA
- a CDS encoding AsmA family protein — MKWIKRLGLLFVALVMVAILAATAFVLTFDPNDYKPQIAAQVEEQTGRSIQFNGDLSVTVFPWLGAATEDVVLANADGFEPEAMITVERLEAQAALLPLLRGEFEIGTLLLEGARINLARHEDGTTNWDDLVARQSADAAGAGEPDTVEPQDGQGPAMRLTVGGVEITDATVHWRDELAGQEITVEGLDLTTGELADGEPTDVELVSDFRVVLPDTPPLSGSLDLTTEAQVWFDRQDVILEDVVFNLIAIREDKADSTLPERVEVMLELDKADLRLAKSQARLDGVVLDLKGKAVGPLSYLESRLKTVVEADWAAGRYELPGLTLSADIRGLPEVDDTVSVSSNANVSADLAAGTATIDDFVLASDPVRGSAQIEVSGLESGEIVASGPVKIAAFDPHELADQLGVTLPAMRGDDALREFALDGQLDVTPTRAMFDKLKISLDGRDLTGRAGIDDLESGRLFARLEGGEFDLNPYLAPKPDGDKSEEKKKAAGGGGAGGSSAAGSAEIDLPTETLRGLNLDARLALASLRYEEYLLKKPVVHLTAAGGRIRLAELAANAFDGQINGSGSLDVRGEVPSYAGKGRVQGVSLQPLLMALMDEDRLIGKGDIAFDVATQGKRVDQLKSGLDGNAEMALRDGKIKGFDIGYQLRRAQAKIDGRTEPEPEEKSTDFTAITGTANIRNGVVRNDDLAGASPLLRVAGKGEVDLPRDQIDYRLTATVVNTATGQGGKDLERLKQVPVPIRIKGALADPSITLDLESLAKGAAKSKVKERVDEELDKRLGDDAAPVKELLKGLGL; from the coding sequence ATGAAATGGATTAAGCGACTCGGCCTGCTTTTCGTCGCGCTCGTCATGGTTGCCATCCTGGCTGCCACCGCGTTCGTACTCACCTTCGACCCGAACGACTACAAGCCGCAGATCGCCGCGCAGGTCGAGGAGCAGACCGGTCGGAGCATCCAGTTCAACGGCGACCTGTCGGTGACGGTCTTCCCGTGGCTCGGCGCGGCCACCGAGGACGTGGTGCTTGCCAATGCCGACGGATTCGAACCCGAGGCCATGATCACGGTCGAGCGCCTCGAGGCCCAGGCCGCCTTGCTGCCGCTGCTGCGCGGCGAGTTCGAGATCGGCACGCTCCTCCTGGAAGGCGCGCGCATCAATCTGGCCCGCCACGAGGACGGCACCACCAACTGGGATGACCTGGTCGCCCGCCAGTCTGCCGATGCGGCCGGAGCAGGCGAGCCCGATACCGTCGAACCGCAGGACGGCCAGGGGCCGGCCATGCGGCTGACGGTCGGTGGCGTGGAAATTACCGACGCCACCGTGCACTGGCGCGACGAGCTGGCCGGTCAGGAAATCACCGTCGAAGGGCTCGACCTGACCACCGGCGAGCTGGCCGACGGCGAGCCCACCGACGTCGAGCTGGTGTCCGACTTCCGCGTCGTCCTGCCCGACACGCCGCCGCTTTCAGGCAGCCTTGATCTGACCACCGAGGCTCAGGTCTGGTTCGATCGCCAGGATGTGATTCTCGAGGATGTGGTCTTCAACCTGATCGCGATCCGCGAGGACAAGGCTGACTCCACCCTGCCCGAGCGCGTCGAGGTGATGCTGGAGCTCGACAAGGCCGACCTGCGGTTGGCCAAGTCGCAGGCCCGCCTCGACGGGGTCGTGCTTGACCTCAAGGGCAAGGCCGTCGGTCCGCTGAGTTATCTCGAGAGCCGGCTCAAGACCGTGGTCGAGGCCGACTGGGCGGCCGGTCGCTACGAGCTGCCGGGCCTGACCCTGAGTGCCGACATCCGAGGACTGCCTGAGGTCGACGACACGGTCAGCGTGTCGAGCAACGCGAACGTCAGCGCCGACCTGGCCGCCGGCACCGCCACCATCGACGACTTCGTGCTTGCCTCCGACCCGGTCCGGGGCTCGGCGCAGATCGAGGTCAGCGGGCTGGAATCGGGTGAAATCGTCGCCAGCGGTCCGGTGAAGATTGCCGCCTTCGATCCGCACGAACTCGCCGACCAGCTGGGCGTGACCCTGCCCGCCATGCGTGGCGACGATGCGTTGCGTGAATTCGCATTGGACGGGCAGCTCGACGTCACGCCGACTCGGGCGATGTTCGACAAGCTCAAGATCTCGCTCGACGGGCGCGATCTGACCGGGCGGGCCGGCATCGACGACCTCGAGAGCGGCCGGCTGTTCGCGCGCCTCGAGGGCGGCGAGTTCGATCTCAACCCGTATCTCGCACCGAAACCCGACGGGGACAAGAGCGAGGAGAAGAAGAAAGCCGCTGGAGGTGGAGGTGCCGGCGGGTCGTCCGCGGCCGGCTCGGCGGAGATCGATCTGCCGACCGAGACCCTGCGCGGGCTCAACCTCGACGCCCGACTGGCGCTGGCCAGCCTGCGCTACGAGGAGTACCTGCTGAAGAAGCCCGTCGTGCACCTTACCGCGGCCGGCGGCCGGATCCGGCTGGCCGAGCTGGCAGCGAATGCCTTCGATGGCCAGATCAACGGCAGCGGCTCGCTCGACGTCCGCGGCGAGGTGCCGAGCTACGCCGGCAAGGGTCGCGTCCAGGGCGTGTCGCTGCAGCCGCTGCTGATGGCCCTGATGGACGAGGATCGCCTGATTGGCAAGGGCGATATCGCCTTCGACGTGGCCACGCAGGGCAAGCGGGTCGACCAGCTCAAGTCGGGGCTCGACGGTAACGCCGAGATGGCCCTGCGCGACGGCAAGATCAAGGGCTTCGATATCGGCTACCAGCTGCGTCGCGCCCAGGCGAAGATCGACGGCCGTACCGAGCCGGAGCCGGAGGAGAAGTCGACCGACTTCACCGCGATTACCGGTACAGCCAACATCCGCAACGGCGTGGTGCGCAACGACGATCTGGCCGGTGCCTCGCCGCTGCTGCGCGTCGCCGGCAAGGGCGAGGTGGACCTGCCGCGTGACCAGATCGACTATCGCCTGACTGCCACCGTGGTCAATACGGCCACCGGTCAGGGCGGCAAGGACCTCGAGCGGCTCAAGCAGGTGCCGGTGCCGATCCGCATCAAGGGGGCGCTCGCCGACCCGTCGATCACGCTCGATCTCGAGTCGCTGGCCAAGGGCGCGGCCAAGAGCAAGGTCAAGGAGCGCGTCGACGAGGAGCTCGACAAGCGGCTTGGCGACGATGCCGCGCCGGTCAAGGAACTGCTCAAGGGGTTGGGGCTGTGA
- the mutY gene encoding A/G-specific adenine glycosylase — MTAPFAERLLAWFDHHGRHDLPWQHPRTPYRVWLSEIMLQQTQVATVIPYFERFLERFPDLDALAAAETDEVLALWSGLGYYARARNLHRAAQQMVDAGVPATVEGWAELPGVGPSTAAAIVAQAFDERAVILDGNVKRVLARHAAVDTPQEAAATQRELWALAEACTPADRAADYTQAIMDLGATVCRRGTPRCEQCPVADDCRARIEGRTAELPVRRRRKARPVRERVLLWLEDGEGRLFLEKRPPSGIWGGLASLPVSKTSDGADSRLAELGMQRSGDWHSLGQVRHAFSHFELAAEVQGAAVSHAAVAELPGEWHAIERLVDEPPVGLPAPVQRLIRERGAPAFA; from the coding sequence GTGACGGCCCCCTTCGCCGAACGGCTGCTGGCCTGGTTCGACCACCACGGCCGTCACGACCTGCCGTGGCAGCATCCGCGTACGCCCTACCGGGTGTGGCTCTCGGAGATCATGCTGCAGCAGACCCAGGTGGCCACGGTCATCCCGTACTTCGAGCGCTTCCTCGAGCGCTTTCCCGACCTCGATGCCCTGGCCGCCGCCGAGACCGACGAGGTACTGGCGCTGTGGTCGGGGCTGGGCTACTACGCCCGGGCCCGGAACCTGCACCGTGCGGCACAACAGATGGTCGATGCGGGCGTTCCCGCGACCGTCGAGGGCTGGGCGGAGTTGCCGGGCGTGGGGCCGTCGACCGCCGCGGCGATCGTCGCCCAAGCGTTCGATGAGCGCGCGGTGATCCTCGACGGCAACGTCAAGCGCGTGCTGGCCCGCCATGCCGCGGTGGACACACCCCAGGAAGCGGCCGCCACCCAGCGAGAGCTCTGGGCGCTGGCCGAGGCATGCACCCCGGCCGATCGCGCCGCCGACTACACCCAGGCGATCATGGATCTGGGCGCGACCGTCTGCCGTCGCGGCACGCCCCGTTGCGAGCAGTGCCCGGTCGCGGATGACTGCCGGGCTCGCATCGAGGGGCGGACCGCCGAGCTGCCGGTGCGTCGCAGGCGCAAGGCCCGCCCTGTGCGCGAACGTGTGCTGCTGTGGCTGGAGGACGGCGAGGGGCGGCTGTTCCTGGAAAAGCGCCCGCCGAGCGGTATCTGGGGCGGACTCGCCAGCCTGCCTGTGAGCAAGACCTCGGATGGTGCCGACTCGCGGCTGGCGGAGCTCGGCATGCAGCGCAGCGGCGACTGGCACTCGCTTGGGCAGGTACGCCACGCCTTCAGTCATTTCGAGCTGGCCGCCGAGGTGCAGGGCGCAGCGGTCAGTCACGCGGCCGTGGCCGAGTTGCCCGGTGAGTGGCATGCGATCGAGCGGCTGGTCGATGAGCCGCCAGTGGGGCTGCCGGCACCGGTGCAGCGGCTGATCCGCGAGCGCGGCGCGCCGGCCTTCGCCTGA
- a CDS encoding oxidative damage protection protein, producing the protein MSERTVFCQRLQCEAEALPKPPYPGELGERIYNNISKAAWQQWLSHQTMLINEYRLTPIDPKAREFLVREMERFLFEGKDEKPEDYVPPSESE; encoded by the coding sequence ATGAGCGAACGCACCGTTTTCTGCCAGCGCCTGCAGTGCGAGGCCGAGGCCTTGCCGAAGCCGCCGTATCCGGGCGAGCTGGGCGAGCGCATCTACAACAACATCTCCAAGGCGGCCTGGCAGCAGTGGCTGTCGCACCAGACCATGCTGATCAACGAGTACCGCCTGACGCCGATCGACCCCAAGGCGCGCGAATTTCTGGTCCGCGAGATGGAGCGCTTCCTTTTCGAGGGCAAGGATGAGAAGCCGGAGGACTACGTCCCGCCGAGCGAGAGCGAGTAA
- a CDS encoding HAD-IA family hydrolase, producing MSETPRADSPAPLALPWGEIDTVLLDMDGTLLDLNFDTRFWKEHFPQRYVELSGLSTDEARARLEARFEGLKGQLAWYCLDDWHRALAPDCRDELDLVALKRELAQHICYRHGVPDFLERLGAAGKQRVLVTNAHPASVDLKFEHVDLPRRLDRIFNAHEIGAAKESPRFWEQLDRQLHFDPDRTLLVDDNLVALAAAEDFGIRHLRAITRPNSQGEPMDTAPFVALDDFLGATRELTTD from the coding sequence ATGAGCGAAACACCCCGGGCCGACTCCCCAGCACCCCTCGCCCTGCCGTGGGGCGAGATCGACACCGTCCTCTTGGACATGGATGGCACCCTGCTCGATCTGAACTTCGACACCCGCTTCTGGAAGGAGCACTTCCCGCAGCGCTATGTCGAGCTTAGCGGACTGTCGACGGACGAAGCGCGAGCCCGGCTCGAGGCACGTTTCGAAGGCCTCAAGGGGCAACTCGCCTGGTATTGCCTTGACGACTGGCACCGGGCGCTGGCGCCCGACTGCCGTGACGAGCTGGATCTGGTCGCCCTCAAGCGCGAGCTGGCCCAGCACATCTGCTACCGCCACGGCGTACCGGACTTCCTCGAACGCCTGGGCGCGGCCGGCAAGCAGCGCGTGCTGGTGACCAACGCCCATCCGGCGAGCGTGGATCTCAAGTTCGAGCACGTCGACCTGCCCCGGCGACTCGACCGCATCTTCAACGCCCACGAAATCGGCGCGGCCAAGGAATCCCCCCGCTTCTGGGAACAACTCGACCGGCAGCTGCACTTCGATCCCGACCGCACCCTGCTGGTCGACGACAATCTCGTCGCGCTGGCCGCTGCCGAAGATTTCGGCATCCGCCACCTGCGGGCGATCACGCGACCCAACAGCCAAGGCGAGCCGATGGATACCGCGCCGTTCGTCGCGCTGGACGATTTCCTCGGCGCCACGCGCGAGTTGACCACCGACTGA
- the thiS gene encoding sulfur carrier protein ThiS, whose translation MAESTVRIELNGEPRDVPEGTTLEALVTIAGTRGKRYAIELNGEICPRAEHASQVVADGDRVEIVQAIGGG comes from the coding sequence ATGGCTGAATCGACGGTCCGCATCGAGCTCAACGGCGAGCCGCGCGACGTGCCCGAGGGCACCACGCTTGAGGCGCTGGTGACGATCGCCGGTACCCGCGGCAAACGCTACGCGATCGAGCTCAACGGCGAGATCTGCCCGCGCGCCGAGCACGCGAGTCAGGTGGTTGCCGACGGCGACCGGGTCGAGATCGTGCAGGCGATCGGCGGGGGCTGA
- the ggt gene encoding gamma-glutamyltransferase, with the protein MNPLRRLTIALLLALPWVVAQAGSVAAPGQAAIATAHPAATAAGREVLESGGNAFDAAVAITAALAVVEPYSSGLGGGGFYLLHEAESGRDVMLDARERAPGEASRDMYLDADGNPQPKLSVDGALAAGIPGIPAALDHLAGGYGQLPLATSLDPAIRAAREGFAVTPMYRDLAGFRQEVLAADPVSREVFLDDGDVPAIGHVIRQPALAETLGRIAAEGRDGFYRGELAGRLADGVREAGGIWSRSDLADYRVVEREPVVSGFRGFEVVSAAPPSSGGVAIAEILNTYGWLERRAGSLDDASVLGLHYRIEAMRRAYRDRAEYLGDPDFVDVPVARLTSPDYAAGLAVGISPTDATRSSMLAPVVTEPEGPHTTHFSVLDAQGNYVAATLSINYPFGAAVTVPGTGVLLNDEMDDFSQKPGVPNVYGLIGAEANAVQPGKRPLSSMSPTFVRNDELVGVLGTPGGSRIITMVLGGVLAATRGEPVADWVAEPRIHHQYLPDRVEVEPERLSEEQRAELELMGHRIETNDGFGNMQAVAWWRDEGRLEAASDPRGEGEAAVFATEAP; encoded by the coding sequence GTGAATCCGCTGCGCCGGCTGACGATCGCGCTGCTCCTGGCGCTGCCGTGGGTAGTCGCCCAGGCCGGTTCCGTGGCCGCGCCCGGTCAGGCGGCCATCGCCACCGCTCATCCGGCAGCCACCGCGGCCGGTCGCGAGGTGCTCGAGTCTGGCGGCAATGCCTTCGACGCGGCGGTCGCCATCACCGCCGCGCTCGCGGTGGTCGAGCCCTACAGCTCCGGGCTGGGTGGGGGCGGTTTCTACCTGCTCCACGAGGCAGAAAGCGGCCGCGACGTGATGCTCGATGCCCGCGAGCGCGCCCCGGGGGAGGCGAGTCGCGACATGTATCTCGATGCCGACGGCAACCCGCAGCCGAAGCTCTCGGTGGACGGGGCACTCGCCGCCGGCATCCCCGGCATCCCCGCCGCGCTCGATCACCTCGCCGGCGGCTATGGCCAGTTGCCGCTTGCCACCAGCCTCGATCCGGCCATTCGTGCTGCCCGCGAGGGCTTCGCGGTCACGCCCATGTACCGCGATCTCGCCGGCTTTCGTCAGGAGGTGCTGGCCGCCGACCCGGTCAGCCGCGAAGTCTTCCTCGATGACGGCGACGTGCCGGCAATCGGCCACGTGATCCGCCAACCGGCGCTGGCCGAGACCCTCGGACGCATTGCCGCCGAGGGTCGCGACGGTTTCTACCGTGGCGAACTCGCCGGCCGGCTGGCCGACGGGGTGCGCGAGGCCGGCGGCATCTGGTCCCGCTCGGATCTCGCCGACTACCGCGTGGTCGAGCGCGAGCCGGTGGTCAGCGGCTTTCGCGGCTTCGAGGTCGTCTCCGCCGCGCCGCCGTCCTCCGGCGGGGTGGCGATTGCCGAGATCCTCAACACCTACGGCTGGCTCGAGCGTCGTGCCGGCTCTCTCGACGATGCCTCCGTGCTCGGCCTGCACTACCGCATCGAGGCCATGCGGCGTGCCTACCGCGATCGGGCTGAGTACCTGGGCGACCCGGATTTCGTCGACGTGCCGGTCGCGCGGCTGACCAGCCCGGATTACGCTGCCGGGCTGGCGGTGGGCATCTCGCCGACCGACGCCACGCGCTCCTCGATGCTCGCGCCGGTGGTCACCGAACCCGAGGGGCCACACACCACCCATTTCTCGGTGTTGGATGCGCAGGGCAACTACGTCGCCGCGACGCTCTCGATCAACTACCCCTTCGGTGCGGCGGTGACCGTGCCCGGTACCGGCGTGCTGCTCAACGACGAGATGGACGACTTCTCGCAGAAGCCCGGCGTGCCGAACGTCTACGGTCTGATCGGCGCGGAGGCCAACGCGGTCCAGCCGGGCAAGCGGCCGCTGTCGAGCATGTCGCCGACCTTCGTGCGCAACGACGAACTGGTCGGGGTGTTGGGCACGCCGGGCGGCTCGCGCATCATCACCATGGTCCTCGGCGGGGTGCTGGCGGCCACGCGCGGCGAGCCGGTGGCCGACTGGGTCGCCGAGCCGCGCATCCACCACCAGTACCTGCCCGACCGGGTCGAGGTCGAGCCCGAGCGATTGAGCGAGGAGCAACGCGCCGAGCTCGAGTTGATGGGCCATCGCATCGAGACCAATGACGGCTTCGGCAACATGCAGGCGGTCGCCTGGTGGCGGGACGAGGGCCGGCTCGAGGCGGCTAGCGATCCGCGCGGCGAGGGCGAAGCGGCGGTGTTCGCCACGGAGGCCCCATGA
- a CDS encoding chorismate--pyruvate lyase family protein gives MSALSGERRFVRGCFRRASGPNGAGSLFGVPAAVRRLAATSGSFTRALHRQTGHPVIVRPLLEGWGAFEADSWPVPRATRVWQRLVRLESGDARIEAMTEVAGVNGPIPPKLHRAIAGLGDVPLMEVLARQSRCRRLSFRVRREGNLITRETVYRIHLARVRVTEWFDIDLR, from the coding sequence ATGAGCGCCTTGTCCGGCGAGCGGCGTTTCGTTCGCGGTTGCTTCCGCCGCGCAAGCGGCCCGAATGGTGCCGGCTCACTGTTCGGCGTGCCCGCTGCGGTGCGCCGGCTGGCGGCGACGTCGGGATCGTTCACCCGTGCCCTGCATCGGCAGACTGGCCACCCCGTGATCGTCCGCCCACTCCTGGAAGGCTGGGGCGCGTTCGAGGCCGATAGCTGGCCCGTCCCGCGAGCCACCCGCGTCTGGCAACGGCTCGTGCGCCTGGAGAGCGGCGATGCCCGGATCGAGGCGATGACCGAGGTGGCCGGGGTCAACGGCCCCATCCCGCCGAAGCTGCATCGTGCGATCGCCGGGCTGGGCGATGTTCCCCTCATGGAAGTGCTCGCCCGCCAGTCGCGCTGCCGCCGGCTGAGCTTTCGGGTCCGCCGCGAGGGAAACCTGATCACCCGCGAGACCGTCTACCGTATCCATCTGGCCCGGGTGCGGGTCACCGAGTGGTTCGACATCGACCTGCGTTGA